In Chrysemys picta bellii isolate R12L10 chromosome 4, ASM1138683v2, whole genome shotgun sequence, the sequence agggctgctggccacgGGGCCAATGGCTGTGGATGGGATCTCAGGAGTCATGTCCCAGGGatatgccccactccccagcactgctccagctctgagctgtctccactgcctgggacctgtggggccccacctgcctccccagggaaagagccacctgggattggtgcagaggctgggccagtctcAGGCAGTCCCAGAggacggctgggggagggggagagtgtgggagGCTCATCTGGGTCCTGccaggcatgtgggtcctgagggagcctggcctgggtaggctctgctcctgctccagcctggctgattgcacccccaagggctggagttatcctgccccaggacaagctctggctgcgctgccggctcagcctggcagacacagtcacctcccatcagggctgggtattgtggctgggggttagggtgtgggagagtaggtctctagtgggtctgggggggtgctgtgcagtgtggggtggggagatctgtgtgtgttggggcactgggaagtgtgcaggggtctgggtggggcactgtgcagttgtggcagtggggcggtgggggaactgggcagtgagggaatctgtgggggggctctgggcggggaggggcagggcactgtgcagttgtgggagggctgtggggggtctacagctagggggcactgggcagtgagaggatctggggggggttcggagtggtctgtgggagggcactgggcatgggggtttgtgggggtcttttcacgtattcacacacacaaacatgaaacagtgcgcctcaattgaccaatagatcaatttggcacattagccaggaggaagcagaccgtgagtgtttttgaccacaaaccccatccctcctgattcgcaaccccatggaccagtgacaggtgcatgagcagacaagtcattggaaataaggaaggcggaagccagtggaaaaaatgaaaggggccactctggtatgaccttcggctcaggggcatgctagccaggaggaagcagattgatgaaaggggccactctggtctcaccttgggctcaggggcatgctccgtacccccaaagcttacctcccttttcacggactcacacacaaatatgtgaaacagcgcgcctcaatcgtacaatagatcaatttgtcacattagccatgaggaagcagatcgaccaaaggggccactctggtatcacTCTTGGGGTCATGGGCCTGCCCCaaaggggaagaagcatgatgggagcacagggccgggctggccagtgtgcgtctggcagctcccggtttgtaaacagtgccattgtactgggctgggtggagcagggttgttcctgccgtgccatgacccatctcccattgcccccggccagcccgtcgctctgaggactctgccccccatgccccatgtccccatttcccccctgggggaccacaaatatgtttagcaccaAGCCCACAAAAAATTAATCCAtccctttttggggtgcaggctctgggatggagttggggtgcaggagggttgcaggctatgggtagtttgagtgaggggtgcaggctctgacctggggcatgggattggggtacaggagggggtgcagacatgtgggctctgggagggagttagcaactcagcacgttatataagagaaatgaactgcagtgatttcatataggcatagaaactgatagaagacacttttacatattcaaaatgtgagaggcagagttggagggagggggtgtctgtacaatatttcaccgcattcagtctcctggctggatcagtaacgtagccgtgtacagggctgcccagaggattcagggggcctgggtcaaagcaattttggggggcccttccataaaaacagttgcaatactatagtaacatgtattttgaaatgtaaaaaataaccagtgacatacattcaaaaaataatttgtaataatttgaaaatacactaaatacattatttaaaaacattaaatgctttaatggtatgtatacatttgcaattacataatgggctgttgctgggtgatggtgatggttaggatggggttggggggggtgccccaccccttaccatggcgcttaccccctctcctggagcctcagcgtgctgcgACCAAGAGCGGCCCCGGACAGCGTTGGAGCCACCGcgctgcagtgcgccagggccgctcccggacgcggcacgctgagacaccgggggaagacggaggcaggggcagcctccgacatattcgtgggggcccctgcagaaaattgccccacttggcccccccgtctgggcggccctggccctggccctgcaacacttgtataggatagagaggagctgcggtgattaagctttgacaggctaggaattggaggcctgtgcctttaagaccccagtcccaggaacccgccccctgctccggggctgacatgcagcgtccctgtgagaacaacaaaaacagcctctgcccccgccccccacacccctaggttagcgagcacagtgggtggctcatcccacggggtcactgttcccccccctccccctccctaaacgggggttttgtacccgcacggggtctggcagtgtctcccccccccccccccccccccgcttaaccctggctctcaccccccaccaccgatttttgcccttcagcccctcttctgccgctagctacagtagcttgaaccccccaggccagtaaaattctgccccctgctcagaccctgacagccccccgctgcgatttgcccccttaatccttttaaccccccccaaagaggaggcagcaaagcgtaagtagaagtaagggcagagagagggcagtggctacaacgaaggttactgggcatgctcagttcgagtgagcatgctcagtacacccaaagtagcaaaacgggagcgagagcccGGCCCGTGCGCAGGGCAGtcccggctgcagccccagggtggggagcGGGCTGGAGGCGGCCCCGTGGAGGCACCAGCCGCAGGGCGGGAAGTCACTGCCCGGAGGaagcggccggggccggagccgagcccgGCGATGGCTGCAGCGGGGCCGGCGCAGGTAGGACGCGGGGCGGGGACTCCCCGGCTGGGAACTGGCTGGTCCCGGCTGGGGGCCGAGGGGGGCCGGGACCCGGGACCCGGGTCCCTCCCGCGCTAGTGaccccggggctgggggctgcagcagccggagcgctggggccggggggcggctctggggccccggggcggggggccCCTGGCCGGGCGGACACGCGGAGCCGGGCGCGGCCCCTTCTCCCGAGCGAGGCCCCGGCCGGGCAGAGGAGCCCGGAGGCGCCTGAGCCGGGGCGGGAGCGGGGCTGAGcacaggcctggggcgggggcgggactcCGGCCGGGGGGAGGAGCCTGTTCCCGGCCCTGGGATTcgggcccctccccagagccccgtGGGGAGCCGAGAGCGACTCCTGTccccggccagcagggccccgagtccccggggagctgtgcggggtGGGGGAGTCTCCCTGGGTCACAGCTGCTGGGCCGGGGGTTCCCTGGGAGTCGCTCCCCTAGAAACCGCGTCCCCTGCTGAgactccgggctgggggctggagcggaAGGTGCTGAGTGTGTAACGCTTGTGCCAGCAGCTCCAGGTGGCGTTTGAGGACGTCGCTCTGTATTTCACCCAGGAGGAGTGGGAGCTCTTATCCCAGCCAGAGAAGCAACTGTACCGGGACCAGATGCTGAGGAATTACTGGGCCCTCGTTTCCCTGGGTAAGGATTGATTtcccttcatttattcactgcaGTGGGCTCCCTGAATGCCTCAGCTGTCATGTGCCACCGAGTGGCCAAGTGGTGGCAAACGTCAGCCCCTCTCAGGTCGGCTTCCTGTTAAAGGAGAAATCAGGGCTATAAAGCCTTAAGGGTAATGTTAATGTAACCGGTTTACTTGCATTATACCTCAgtcctggcagagaggtggttgTAACCACCTCTTCCAGGTATCCCAGCCCAGACACCGAGGGCAGGAACTCTACCTCAAGAACTGACTCCAGTTAGACAAATAAGGCAGAGAGAAAAGTCTCCTGCTGCTTAGAACAGCTCCCCCACAATCTTCCTGCTAcgtttttacatccatgtgcagaataaattttgttctgtgcaccaatatatggaggtgatgtgtggcggcggtggggctgaggggtttggagtctgggaggtggggctggggctaagggttggggtggggggagttagggctctggctggggatgagggctctggggtggggggctggggatgaggggttcagggtgagggaggggtttCAGGGCTGTcacagagggttggagtgtgggggtgagggctctgaagtggggccagggatgagggtttggggtgcaggctgccccagggctgcggcggagaggactcccccagccctctcttgctgcagcgggctgggggagaggcgcctctccccggccgcagcagctccagggctgggtcaggtggAGAAGCGTCTTTCCCCAGCAGTGGCGCCTCTCCCGTCCAGACCCCTATGGTTGTGCCCTTGTGCAGCCCTTGATGGTTTGCTGCACAGCCGCACAGCTTAGTGGGAACTTAGCTTCCCACCTCGTCAAAAAGAATGAACATCATAAATTTAACAACCACACCATAGTTGAACAATGCTGCATCCTAAGCAAAAGAACTGGTAGGTGTGTGTAACGGTGCCACCTGCCATGACTCAGCCCCCAAAGCAAATTGAGACGGGTCATAGACGTTGCTGCTTCAAAGTACGAACTGAACCTGCCTGGTGGGAGATGGGAAGAAATCTCTAAGGAAGGTTTATTTCATTATTCTCCTGCTTGGGATCTCTTGCGCTTTCCTCTCAAGCAGTGTCCAAGACTGGGGCCTCATCGTGCCAGTTGCTGCGCAGACAAACGCTGACAGAGATCAGGGTCCTGTTGTGCTGGGCTGCACAAACCTATAAAtgagtccctgcccccagaactGATTCTTTCTCCCCAAACAGGCTATTCAGGTTCCACACCGGACTTAATCCAACGGCTCGAGTTAGGGGAGGCAGAGCTCTGGATCAGGGATGCCGAGGACTCCAGGGAAAACTCAGGACCTGACAGCCCCTCCTCAGGTGAGTCATCATAATCTGATCCCTTCTGATTTACACACCTGCTAGCAGAGCGCTCCTTGATGTAGAAGGCAAAGGCAGAGCGAGATccattggctgggagctgaagAGAGACAAATTAGGGGCCAGTGTTTATCTGGGAGGGGAATGAACCACTGGGAGAGCTCCCCTCAGGATGCaatggattctccctcactgggaGTCTGTTGGTGGAGAGGGAGCGTCTCTCCCTCAAAGCCCCGCTCTAACCCAGCCAGGAGTTACTGGGCCAGAGGCAGGAATCGCGGGGGAGTTTCTCTGGCTGGGATAGGCAGGAAGCCAGGCTGGATGGGCACAATGAGCCTGTCTGGCCTTGATATCTATGAATCATAGAAATCATAAAAATGTGGGAGTAGATGGGACCTCCGTAGGTCATCTCGTCCGGTCTCCTGCACTAAGACAagaccaagtattatctagaccatccctgacaggtgtgtttctaaccttttcttaaaaaccttcaatgatggagattccacagcctccctagataattttgttccagtgcttaaccaccctcagagtttcaaagtttttcctaatatctaacctaaatctcccttgctgcaatttaagcccatttacATCTTGTCCTGGCcacagtggataaggagaacaatttatcacccacttctttgtaacaaccttttacgtacttgaagactTCTATGAAGttgtcccccactccctcccccttctcttctccagactaaacaaaccccattttttccAATCTTTTGTCATTGGTCGTCATGGtttcctgaccttcttgttgATCTCTTCTGatattctccaatttgtccacattctttctgaagtgtggggcccagaactggacacactactccagttgaagccttaccagtgctgagtagagtggaagaattacttctcgcatcttgcttgcaacactcctgctaatacatcccagaatgatatttgctttttttcccaacagtattccattgttgactcatatttattttgtgatccattataaccccatatggttttctgcagtactccttcctaggctgtcatttcccattctgtatttgtgtaaCTGATTATTCTAatttaagtgtagtactttgcatatggtcttattgaatttcatcttatttaatgccaaccacttctccagtttgtcaacatccttttgaattctaatcctgtcctctaaagcacttgcaacccctcccagcttggaatcatctgtaaactttgagTGTATTCTCTGTGCTACtgtccaaatcatttatgaagatatggaatagaactggacccaggacagatccctgtgtgATCCCACTCAAGATGCCCTTTCAGTTCATTTGTGAACcataataactactctctgaatgcggttttccaaccagttgtgcacccaccttatagtaggtttgcctaggctatatttctctagtttgtttatgagaaggtcaggtAAGACAGGATCTAAAGTCGAGATGTGACATCTACTGCTTcttccctatccacaaggcttgttacctgtcaaagaaggatattaggttggtttcacATAATTTGTTCTCGACAAATCCATATTGTCTCTTACTTATTACTTTATTTTCTTCTAAGTGCTCACAAATAGAATGTTTGATTACTTGCTTCATTATTTTTCCAGGTTTTGAAGTTActatgactggtctataattccccgaattgtccttattcccctttctaTAACTGgttactatatttgcctttttccagtccttgGGGGTCTCTACCATCCTCCACAAGTTCTcagagataatcactaatggctcagagatctcttcagccagatCCTTatgtattctaggatgtatttcatcaggccctgccttATTGAaggcatctaacttgtctaagtaattcataactatttcttttcctattttaggcTCAGATCCTACCCCTTtgacactgatgttcactatgttagtcgaCTGATCAATgctaacttttttggtgaaaactgaaacaaaagaggCATTTAACTGTTTGGCCATTGCTGCGTTTTCtcttattgtctttccctcctcatttagTAATGGGCCTAGCCTGTccatggtcttcctcttgcttcccaTATATTTGTAAAAGGCTTTCTTGTTCCCCTTTATAGCCCTAgttattttaatatagttttttgccttggcctttctaattttgtccctacatgcttgttgggttttgtttttttaatattcatcctttgtaatttgatctagtttccacttcttgtctgactgttttgagtttcaggtcattgaagatctGGTTAAGCCAGGGGGTTTTACTATcatacttcctgtctttcctactCATTGGCTATCTGTGACCTACAATGGTACCTAAAAATGATGGGGCCCTAAAGTTTCGAAAGAGAAATGGATTGGAGATGGGGAGGTGATGAACTTGGAAGAGGGGTGGGATAGTGATATGGGACAATGTGGGGTGGGAGATTTCAGAGGAtgctgggggaaagagagaggtcTCCGTGGTGGGGGGAGAATATGGGAGCTGCAATTACCAAGTGGGTAGGACATTGTAGTAGGATTGAAAACATCTTGGTTCATTTCTAGAAGTGAGTCACTACAGCTGCACCATGCCTCAGGTTCCTCAAGTGTGTAATGGGAAGGGCATTGCAGCTCTGAGGATAAACTTcatctgtgtgtgtcagtggaTCACTGGCACTTGGGGGTCAGACAAGCACCTGGGTAGAAAGAGATGTCTGTTGGTCCGTAGACCACAACACTTTCTTTTAGGCTTCACACACCTCAGAAAATCATACCAAGGCAGGGGTGCCCTCGAGATTTTTCAAATGGGCTTCATACTGCTGCCCCTTCTGGCTCAAGCTGTGTGTGCTGGTGTCCTATGGCCCTGGGCACCTGGATCCAGACATAGTTCAGACAGGGGCAAAAACCTGCTCGCAGCCTGGGAGAGCATCCCTGAGTCACTGGCTTCACCCAGGGAGCATCCACCCCACTCCCTCATTGCCACTTCATTTCTCACGTGACCTCTCAGACTGGAGAAACTTGTCCCCAGCAATCAAGGAGAAAGCTGGGAATGACTCGGGGCAGAGCAGGATCAGTCattactcctggtggaattctgcgccaaaaaattaaaagttctgcacacaatattttaaaattctgcatattttatttgtcagaataacacaatataatcacaccagttt encodes:
- the LOC135982890 gene encoding zinc finger protein 667-like isoform X2, with translation MLSTPKVAKREREPGPCAGQSRLQPQGGERAGGGPVEAPAAGREVTARRKRPGPEPSPAMAAAGPAQQLQVAFEDVALYFTQEEWELLSQPEKQLYRDQMLRNYWALVSLGYSGSTPDLIQRLELGEAELWIRDAEDSRENSGPDSPSSVSFKKTTKPFPTEPQEDLKKELQDFRKMLRKRTPLPTQKKEVDMEQVWQLLLNADRKDYEKICLKRGIVDFRGMLRKLQQMKKDREDKQQQHPLWLIKEHN
- the LOC135982890 gene encoding zinc finger protein 667-like isoform X3; the protein is MLSTPKVAKREREPGPCAGQSRLQPQGGERAGGGPVEAPAAGREVTARRKRPGPEPSPAMAAAGPAQQLQVAFEDVALYFTQEEWELLSQPEKQLYRDQMLRNYWALVSLGYSGSTPDLIQRLELGEAELWIRDAEDSRENSGPDSPSSVSFKKTTKPFPTEPQEDLKKELQDFRKMLRKRTPLPTQKKEVDMEQVWQLLLNADRKDYEKICLKRGIVDFRGMLRKLQQMKKDREDKQQQEHN